A window of the Bacillus sp. A301a_S52 genome harbors these coding sequences:
- a CDS encoding trypsin-like peptidase domain-containing protein, giving the protein MTITDYRNSDDSRKKHTKNELNDQSEEELFFDGEHYYTKEEFFNPEDEEESKAKKPGRGLKITIAAFITIALLSNIFAIWPQLFNFPAMEFIAVSQELSNNEDVQLYKESVVVIRSGNSKGTGFYISENGYIMTNEHVISDYPQATVSFENGSSYTADVIKTDPELDVAILHIETDVNYPVLDFAEEALSMPIYVIGNPLFFNFIANQGEVTGTTDIGNKNNSSLVLDAPIYHGSSGSPVIREDGKVVGIVYATTRLEDTDGSTRKVGLAIPTEELSEYVDY; this is encoded by the coding sequence ATGACGATTACCGACTACCGTAATAGTGATGATTCAAGAAAAAAACATACGAAAAATGAATTAAATGATCAATCAGAAGAAGAATTATTTTTTGACGGTGAACATTACTACACTAAAGAAGAATTTTTTAATCCTGAAGATGAGGAAGAAAGTAAGGCAAAGAAGCCCGGACGGGGACTAAAAATAACGATCGCGGCCTTTATAACGATTGCACTCTTAAGTAATATTTTTGCTATTTGGCCCCAGCTGTTTAATTTCCCGGCAATGGAATTTATTGCAGTCTCTCAAGAACTATCTAATAATGAAGATGTGCAACTGTATAAAGAGTCGGTTGTCGTGATTAGATCTGGTAATAGCAAAGGGACCGGCTTTTATATATCTGAGAATGGTTATATTATGACGAATGAACATGTTATAAGTGATTATCCTCAAGCGACCGTTTCATTTGAGAACGGCTCCAGCTATACAGCTGATGTTATCAAGACAGATCCTGAACTAGATGTAGCTATCTTACATATTGAAACAGACGTTAATTACCCTGTGTTAGATTTTGCTGAAGAGGCATTAAGTATGCCAATTTATGTCATAGGCAACCCGTTGTTTTTTAATTTTATTGCTAACCAAGGCGAGGTAACAGGAACAACTGATATTGGTAACAAAAACAACTCGTCACTCGTACTAGACGCACCTATATATCATGGGAGTAGCGGTAGTCCGGTCATAAGAGAAGACGGAAAAGTTGTAGGGATTGTGTATGCCACAACGCGATTAGAGGATACCGATGGATCAACTAGAAAAGTCGGTCTTGCTATACCTACAGAAGAACTATCAGAATATGTAGATTATTGA
- a CDS encoding arginine deiminase, translating to MPTPFRVFSEINELEKVIVHRPGKEIENLSPEYMEELLFDDIPNLRIAQREHDEFVKALSSKGAEVVYLTDMATEALKEEHVRKKFITEFLHSSLKHLRHDSGIYYSLEEFLVSKSPAELVKTVISGVRRNEVDVKSEYLMAEMINHDFPFYLDPLPNMYFTRDPAAIIGESISLNLMDQKARKNETLFLKYIVKHSHDYVNKDIPVIYDKDDGFPIEGGDILILSSDVIAIGISARTSPHAIEKLFRNLRTLKTGFKKVIAIQIPKKRAFMHLDTVFTQVDVDKFTIHPTVMKIAAEMDIFILQENKSGEIEVEKRHDLTKTLKECLELEEVTLIPVGDGQAIEAAREQWNDGSNTFALAPGTIITYDRNYVTNDTLRAHGINVIEVPSSELARGRGGPRCMTMPIKRK from the coding sequence ATGCCAACTCCCTTTAGGGTTTTTTCAGAAATTAATGAATTAGAAAAAGTCATTGTCCATCGTCCTGGAAAAGAAATAGAGAACCTATCCCCAGAATATATGGAAGAATTACTGTTTGATGATATTCCTAATTTAAGAATTGCGCAACGTGAACATGATGAATTTGTAAAAGCCTTGTCATCAAAGGGGGCAGAGGTCGTCTATTTAACAGATATGGCCACGGAAGCGCTTAAAGAAGAACATGTCAGAAAGAAGTTCATTACTGAATTTCTTCATTCATCATTAAAACATTTAAGGCATGATAGCGGTATTTATTATAGCTTAGAAGAATTTCTTGTATCTAAATCACCTGCTGAACTTGTTAAAACAGTGATCAGTGGTGTTAGGAGAAATGAAGTGGATGTGAAATCGGAATATTTAATGGCAGAGATGATTAATCATGATTTTCCATTTTATTTAGACCCGTTACCAAATATGTATTTCACTAGAGACCCAGCAGCTATCATTGGTGAGTCTATCTCCTTAAATTTGATGGATCAAAAAGCTCGTAAGAATGAGACGCTATTCTTAAAATATATCGTGAAGCATTCCCATGATTATGTTAATAAGGATATACCTGTTATTTATGATAAGGACGATGGTTTTCCTATCGAAGGTGGCGATATTCTCATCTTATCATCGGATGTTATAGCAATTGGTATTAGTGCACGTACGAGTCCACATGCCATAGAAAAGTTGTTTAGAAATTTAAGAACATTGAAAACAGGATTTAAGAAAGTGATCGCAATTCAAATCCCGAAAAAAAGAGCTTTTATGCATTTAGATACCGTTTTTACTCAAGTAGATGTTGACAAATTTACGATTCATCCCACTGTGATGAAAATTGCTGCTGAAATGGACATTTTTATCCTTCAAGAAAATAAAAGCGGTGAGATTGAAGTAGAAAAAAGGCATGATTTAACAAAAACACTTAAAGAATGTCTTGAGCTTGAAGAGGTAACACTTATACCAGTCGGCGATGGTCAAGCTATTGAAGCAGCTCGGGAACAGTGGAATGACGGCAGTAATACATTTGCGCTTGCTCCAGGGACAATCATCACGTATGATCGAAATTATGTCACAAATGATACGTTAAGAGCCCATGGCATTAATGTTATTGAAGTTCCAAGTTCCGAATTAGCAAGAGGACGTGGAGGACCGCGTTGTATGACGATGCCAATAAAACGGAAGTAA
- a CDS encoding universal stress protein yields MFKRILLAGDGSPHSLRATDKAIDIARKTSGANVTLIHVIDDIPVRSEAIENEIPCRTVPEHRKAQVESIEDKLALANIPLNVKYVYGEPGVAIVRESTTESYDLVVIGSRGLNQLQQMVLGSVSHKVAKRVTCPVLIVK; encoded by the coding sequence ATGTTTAAACGCATATTATTAGCTGGAGATGGGTCACCTCATTCGTTAAGGGCGACCGATAAAGCAATAGATATTGCCAGAAAGACGTCAGGTGCCAATGTAACACTTATTCATGTAATAGATGACATTCCAGTGAGATCGGAAGCAATTGAAAATGAAATACCGTGTAGGACCGTTCCAGAACATCGAAAAGCACAAGTAGAAAGTATTGAAGATAAGCTCGCTCTTGCAAACATTCCCTTAAATGTGAAGTATGTATATGGTGAGCCCGGGGTCGCTATTGTGAGGGAGTCAACGACAGAAAGCTATGATTTAGTAGTGATTGGTAGCCGTGGACTTAATCAGCTCCAGCAGATGGTACTCGGCAGTGTCAGTCATAAAGTCGCTAAAAGAGTTACCTGTCCTGTTCTTATCGTAAAATAG
- a CDS encoding CoA-binding protein, producing MNNPSRDVIKTILEEAERIAIVGLSDNPERTSYQIAEALLKDGYEIIPVNPYVDEVFGIKAVDKLTDIDGDIDIVNVFRRREFVKEVAEQTVLTNANVFWTQLGLWHEEAGQLVKDAGKTVIMDRCIKVEHAILIK from the coding sequence TTGAATAACCCTTCAAGAGATGTTATAAAAACAATTTTAGAGGAAGCAGAGCGCATTGCCATCGTTGGCTTGTCTGATAACCCAGAAAGAACCTCATATCAAATAGCTGAAGCGTTATTAAAAGACGGGTATGAAATCATCCCAGTCAACCCTTATGTTGACGAAGTGTTTGGTATAAAAGCTGTTGATAAGCTGACAGATATAGACGGCGACATTGACATTGTCAATGTATTTAGACGTCGTGAATTTGTGAAAGAGGTGGCTGAACAAACCGTTTTAACAAACGCCAACGTATTTTGGACACAATTAGGATTGTGGCATGAAGAAGCAGGTCAACTTGTAAAAGATGCAGGTAAAACAGTCATTATGGACCGTTGTATAAAGGTGGAACATGCTATCCTTATCAAGTAG
- a CDS encoding spore germination protein, giving the protein MDKQNQHGETQLSLHVDDYKAYLKNLFANAYDFQIRTVHTKQMTEVNLYYFNGLVDITLLDELVAKSIVSIEQSSTIDPNDTIVSLTNHTLPLKLDDIKEGLLNGQVLVHINAHSPYLLTINSDPARQVAEPTTEYQVFGPKLGFVESVDKNIGILRYYLKDCELHTVETLAGKENTMKVAVAYIHSLIDETSLSFINEKIEHLKNKEISSLGQLARHFQHDFYSLFPQSVLTERPDHAKESLLDGKFVIFLSYHTFCIVTPVQLLDTIGSIEDSSFTVSWNKLFIRVLRLLCMIIGTTLPALYVALVAFHPELIPTTFTLTIAQSRAQIPITASFEALLMLFALDVLVEASIRLPSFVGQTIGIVGGLVIGTAAAEAGIVSNIMVVTIAFTAICTFVIPSWEFVFTWRVMRYVYVLVASFLGLYGLSLVFGLTFLHLCKLKAHDKPYLEPISPFNFKKLRTFFHSRS; this is encoded by the coding sequence TTGGATAAGCAAAATCAGCATGGAGAAACACAGCTATCTTTACACGTTGATGATTATAAAGCGTATTTAAAAAACTTGTTTGCTAACGCATATGACTTTCAAATAAGAACAGTTCATACTAAACAGATGACAGAAGTTAACTTATATTATTTTAATGGCCTCGTCGACATCACACTGTTAGATGAGCTAGTGGCTAAATCCATTGTATCGATAGAGCAAAGCAGCACCATAGATCCTAACGACACGATTGTTAGTTTAACCAATCATACGTTGCCCCTTAAATTAGATGACATTAAAGAGGGGTTATTAAATGGTCAAGTATTGGTTCATATTAATGCCCATTCACCTTACTTACTTACTATTAACAGCGACCCAGCTAGACAAGTAGCAGAACCAACAACAGAATACCAAGTTTTCGGCCCTAAGCTAGGCTTCGTAGAAAGTGTTGATAAAAATATTGGCATTCTACGCTATTATTTAAAAGACTGCGAACTTCATACAGTGGAAACTTTGGCAGGTAAAGAAAATACGATGAAAGTGGCAGTAGCATATATCCATTCGTTAATAGATGAAACAAGTCTATCGTTTATAAATGAGAAAATAGAGCATTTAAAAAACAAAGAAATTTCATCTTTAGGGCAATTAGCAAGGCATTTCCAGCATGATTTTTATTCACTTTTCCCGCAAAGCGTCTTAACAGAGCGTCCGGATCATGCGAAGGAAAGCCTTCTTGACGGCAAATTTGTGATTTTTCTCAGTTATCATACCTTTTGTATCGTCACACCTGTGCAACTGTTAGATACGATAGGGAGCATTGAAGATTCTTCGTTTACGGTAAGCTGGAATAAATTATTCATAAGAGTCTTGAGACTTTTGTGTATGATTATCGGAACGACTTTACCAGCTCTTTACGTAGCTCTTGTAGCGTTTCATCCTGAATTAATTCCGACCACTTTTACACTTACCATTGCCCAATCACGTGCACAAATTCCTATAACAGCTTCCTTCGAAGCCTTACTTATGTTGTTTGCACTAGATGTTTTAGTAGAAGCGAGTATTCGTTTGCCTAGCTTTGTAGGTCAAACGATCGGGATAGTAGGGGGGCTCGTTATTGGTACAGCGGCTGCAGAGGCTGGCATCGTCAGTAATATTATGGTTGTCACGATTGCTTTTACTGCTATATGTACTTTTGTGATTCCTTCTTGGGAATTCGTTTTTACATGGCGAGTTATGCGATATGTTTACGTACTTGTGGCTTCTTTTCTTGGATTATATGGTCTCTCACTAGTTTTCGGGCTTACATTTTTACACCTTTGTAAGCTGAAAGCCCATGACAAGCCTTATTTAGAGCCTATATCACCTTTTAATTTTAAGAAACTTCGTACTTTTTTCCATTCACGGTCGTAA
- the parE gene encoding DNA topoisomerase IV subunit B, with protein MSTKPTFDYNDDAIQVLEGLEAVRKRPGMYIGSTDHRGLHHLVFEIVDNSVDEILAGFGQTITVIIHKDDSISVKDEGRGLPTGMHHTGKPTPEVILTVLHAGGKFGQGGYKTSGGLHGVGASVVNALSEWLDVTIHRDGAIYTQRFEYGGKPVTTLEKVGTTKKTGTIIHFKPDHTIFSTTSYSYDTLAERLRESAFLLKSVKITLIDERPGKETIKDEFQFDTGLEAFVTYLNEDKETLHPVVSFQGEQEDIEVDFAFQYNDGYTENTISFVNNVRTKDGGTHELGAKAAVTRVVNEHARKLQLLKERDKNLDGNDIREGFTAIVSVRVPEEKLQFEGQTKGKLGTPVARSAVDNVISEKLTFFLEENPEISNNLIRKAIKAAQAREAARKAREDARSGKKNKRKDAMLSGKLTPAQSKNPARNELYLVEGDSAGGSAKQGRDRKFQAVLPLRGKVINTEKAKLADIMKNEEIRTIIYAIGGDVGADFDITNINYDKVVIMTDADTDGAHIQVLLLTFFYRYMRPLIEAGRVYIALPPLYKVSKGSGKKEKVEYAWDEEGLKKAINKVGKGYIIQRYKGLGEMDATQLWETTMDPETRTLVRVTIDDIARAERHVSTLMGDKVEPRRKWIERHVMFGLDEESNILDNDNLQVTEEE; from the coding sequence GTGTCCACTAAACCAACATTTGATTACAATGATGATGCGATACAAGTATTAGAAGGTCTAGAGGCAGTAAGAAAGCGACCAGGCATGTATATTGGTAGCACTGACCATCGTGGTCTCCATCATCTTGTTTTTGAAATAGTCGATAATTCGGTAGATGAAATTCTTGCAGGATTTGGTCAAACAATTACTGTTATAATACATAAAGATGATAGTATCAGTGTGAAGGATGAAGGGCGGGGGTTACCTACAGGCATGCATCATACAGGGAAACCTACTCCTGAGGTCATTTTAACAGTTCTTCATGCCGGTGGTAAATTCGGTCAAGGCGGTTACAAAACAAGTGGTGGCTTACATGGCGTTGGTGCCTCAGTCGTTAATGCTCTATCTGAGTGGCTTGATGTTACCATTCACCGTGATGGAGCGATTTATACGCAACGTTTTGAATATGGCGGGAAGCCTGTGACGACGTTGGAAAAGGTAGGAACAACTAAGAAAACAGGGACCATTATCCATTTTAAACCAGATCATACTATTTTCAGTACAACGTCATACAGTTATGACACATTGGCTGAACGACTTAGAGAATCAGCCTTTCTACTAAAAAGCGTTAAAATAACACTTATAGATGAGCGCCCTGGTAAGGAAACAATTAAAGATGAATTTCAATTTGACACTGGTCTTGAAGCATTTGTCACGTATTTAAATGAAGATAAAGAAACGTTACATCCAGTTGTATCCTTTCAAGGAGAACAAGAAGATATAGAAGTTGACTTTGCCTTTCAGTATAATGACGGTTATACGGAGAATACCATCTCCTTTGTTAATAATGTACGAACCAAGGATGGCGGTACACATGAGTTAGGAGCTAAAGCTGCTGTGACAAGAGTTGTCAATGAACACGCTCGGAAACTTCAATTACTTAAAGAACGTGATAAAAATCTAGATGGTAACGATATTCGTGAAGGTTTTACAGCAATTGTATCAGTGAGAGTTCCGGAAGAAAAACTTCAGTTTGAAGGGCAAACAAAAGGGAAGTTAGGTACACCAGTAGCTCGTTCAGCAGTTGACAATGTTATTTCCGAGAAACTAACTTTCTTTTTAGAGGAAAATCCAGAAATTAGTAATAACCTTATACGTAAAGCCATTAAGGCTGCTCAAGCGAGAGAGGCAGCTCGAAAAGCGCGTGAAGACGCAAGAAGTGGAAAAAAGAATAAACGTAAAGATGCGATGTTAAGCGGAAAATTGACGCCAGCACAATCAAAAAACCCAGCGAGAAACGAACTTTACCTCGTTGAGGGTGATTCAGCTGGTGGTTCCGCAAAACAAGGACGTGACCGGAAATTCCAAGCGGTCCTTCCATTGCGAGGTAAAGTGATCAATACTGAAAAAGCGAAATTAGCTGACATTATGAAAAATGAAGAAATTCGAACGATTATTTACGCCATTGGTGGAGACGTGGGAGCAGATTTTGATATCACAAATATTAACTATGATAAAGTTGTGATAATGACAGATGCTGATACGGATGGTGCCCATATCCAAGTCCTCCTCTTAACTTTTTTTTACCGATACATGAGGCCGCTTATTGAGGCAGGCCGCGTGTATATTGCGTTACCACCGTTATATAAAGTGAGTAAAGGAAGTGGAAAAAAAGAAAAAGTTGAGTATGCTTGGGATGAAGAAGGGTTGAAAAAGGCCATTAACAAAGTTGGAAAAGGTTATATCATACAGAGATATAAAGGACTTGGTGAAATGGATGCTACACAACTCTGGGAAACAACGATGGATCCTGAAACACGCACATTGGTGAGAGTTACCATCGATGATATTGCTCGAGCGGAAAGACACGTCTCTACATTAATGGGAGATAAAGTGGAACCACGCCGTAAATGGATTGAGCGTCATGTTATGTTTGGATTAGATGAAGAATCGAATATACTAGATAACGACAATTTGCAAGTAACAGAGGAGGAGTAA
- a CDS encoding YjcZ family sporulation protein, producing the protein MLFLLVVVMFVLLIIVGVAYKK; encoded by the coding sequence ATGCTATTTTTGTTGGTGGTCGTCATGTTTGTCCTTTTAATTATTGTTGGTGTGGCCTACAAAAAATAA
- a CDS encoding YozQ family protein yields MRKKSNLTGQVVGDRHFHYEDDKRKDEFSSGVSTVHEQLEDSYNIGTVDHKKTDNNK; encoded by the coding sequence ATGCGAAAAAAGAGTAACCTTACAGGGCAGGTCGTGGGAGATAGGCATTTCCATTATGAAGATGACAAAAGAAAAGATGAGTTTTCTAGTGGTGTGTCGACAGTTCATGAACAACTTGAAGATAGCTATAATATCGGAACAGTTGATCATAAGAAAACTGATAATAACAAATAA
- the parC gene encoding DNA topoisomerase IV subunit A: MEEKERYLDLPLEEVLGDRFGRYSKYIIQDRALPDARDGLKPVQRRILYAMHVDKNTADKPFRKSAKTVGNVIGNYHPHGDSSVYEAMIRQSQDWKMRHLLVQMHGNNGSIDGDPPAAMRYTEARLSKIASEILQDIEKDTVDFMPNFDDSQEEPVVMPASYPNLLVNGSTGISSGYATDIPPHHLGEVIDAAIHQMSSPDCTVDDLMQHIKGPDFPTGGIIQGIEGLRKAYETGKGKIVLRGKVSIDTVRSGREQLIITEIPYEVNKANLVKKMDELRLDKKVDGIAEVRDDTDRTGLRIVVELKKDADAQGILHFLYKNTDLQVSYNFNMVAIYNKTPKLLGLKEMLDAYIQHQKQVVTRRTRFDLNKAQSRAHIVEGLIKAVSILDDVIATIRESKDKGHAKEQLQQRYQFSEPQSEAIVNLQLYRLTNTDITTLEQEAKELQDTIEKLESILATDQNLISEIKKELRRIKKTYSENRRTMIEEEIEDLKINLEVVVPSEDVRVTVTREGYVKRSSIRSYTASNGEPPGMKESDRLLCSMEMNTTDTLLLFTKKGSYLYLPVHVLPENRWKDNGQHVANIVTMDNEDEIIKAIPVKEFTDERYLMFATKKGMIKRSVLSDYKAQRHSKALMAVKLKKDDDLIYVSLTDGNKDIFISTHLGYGLWFSEEEVGVTGQRTAGVKAINLKPDDKVMSCQTFTVEEKPAILLITQRAAYKKMSLNAFEKTSRAKRGVVMLKELKKSPHRVYNVFLVQPTDKIHVEASDGSHETINPSSVRQNDRYTNGSFLFDVSVSGDITDAWLEKNGNDATPEAMDLVDT, from the coding sequence TTGGAAGAGAAAGAACGCTATCTGGATTTGCCGCTTGAAGAAGTGCTTGGCGACAGATTCGGCCGTTACAGTAAATATATTATTCAAGACCGTGCTTTACCAGACGCGAGAGACGGGTTAAAGCCTGTACAGCGTCGTATATTATATGCTATGCACGTTGACAAAAATACAGCGGATAAACCATTTAGAAAATCAGCCAAAACAGTCGGTAATGTCATTGGTAACTATCACCCACACGGTGATTCATCTGTGTACGAGGCCATGATTCGACAAAGTCAAGACTGGAAAATGCGTCACCTGCTCGTACAAATGCATGGAAACAATGGTTCAATTGATGGTGATCCTCCAGCTGCCATGCGTTATACAGAAGCCCGACTTTCGAAAATTGCGTCTGAAATACTTCAAGATATTGAAAAAGATACGGTAGATTTCATGCCTAACTTTGACGATTCACAAGAAGAACCCGTGGTTATGCCAGCCAGCTATCCTAATCTCCTTGTAAATGGATCAACAGGTATCTCCAGTGGATATGCTACCGATATCCCACCACATCATTTAGGAGAAGTGATTGATGCAGCTATTCATCAGATGAGTTCTCCTGACTGTACAGTCGATGATTTAATGCAGCATATTAAAGGCCCTGATTTTCCTACAGGTGGGATCATTCAAGGGATTGAGGGATTAAGAAAAGCTTATGAAACAGGTAAAGGGAAGATCGTCCTACGGGGAAAGGTCTCAATTGATACTGTTAGAAGTGGGCGAGAACAACTTATCATTACTGAAATACCTTATGAAGTCAACAAAGCGAATTTAGTTAAAAAAATGGACGAGCTACGTCTCGACAAAAAAGTTGACGGCATAGCCGAAGTACGAGATGATACAGACCGAACAGGATTACGGATTGTAGTAGAACTGAAGAAAGATGCAGATGCCCAAGGTATTTTACACTTTTTATACAAAAATACTGATCTGCAAGTCTCTTATAATTTCAACATGGTAGCTATTTATAATAAAACACCGAAACTTCTTGGATTAAAAGAAATGCTTGATGCCTATATTCAGCACCAAAAACAGGTCGTGACGCGGCGGACACGTTTCGATTTAAATAAAGCACAATCTCGTGCTCACATAGTTGAAGGTTTAATTAAAGCCGTTTCTATCTTAGATGACGTTATTGCTACAATTAGAGAATCAAAAGATAAAGGTCATGCTAAAGAGCAACTTCAACAACGCTATCAATTTAGTGAACCACAAAGTGAAGCAATCGTTAATTTACAGCTCTACCGATTAACGAACACGGATATTACGACGTTAGAACAAGAAGCTAAAGAATTACAAGACACGATTGAAAAATTAGAAAGTATATTAGCGACTGATCAAAATTTAATTAGTGAGATTAAAAAAGAGTTACGTCGCATAAAGAAAACGTATAGCGAGAATCGTCGCACAATGATTGAAGAGGAAATTGAGGACCTAAAAATAAATCTTGAAGTCGTTGTGCCATCTGAAGATGTTCGGGTCACTGTAACGAGGGAAGGGTATGTGAAACGATCGAGTATTAGATCTTATACTGCGTCAAACGGTGAACCACCTGGTATGAAGGAGTCGGACCGTTTATTATGCTCAATGGAAATGAACACGACTGATACATTGCTTCTTTTCACAAAAAAAGGGTCCTATCTTTACTTACCAGTTCACGTACTTCCAGAAAACCGTTGGAAAGATAATGGCCAACATGTGGCCAATATTGTAACGATGGATAATGAGGACGAAATTATTAAGGCTATTCCAGTTAAAGAATTTACTGACGAGAGATATTTAATGTTTGCCACTAAAAAAGGGATGATAAAACGCTCTGTTTTAAGTGATTACAAAGCGCAAAGACATTCAAAAGCGCTAATGGCAGTAAAACTGAAAAAAGATGATGATCTCATTTATGTTAGTTTAACAGATGGCAATAAAGACATTTTCATCTCTACACATTTAGGGTATGGCTTATGGTTTAGTGAAGAAGAAGTGGGTGTCACTGGACAACGCACTGCCGGTGTTAAAGCGATTAACTTAAAACCCGATGATAAAGTAATGAGCTGTCAAACGTTTACTGTGGAAGAAAAGCCTGCAATACTGCTCATAACGCAACGAGCAGCTTATAAAAAAATGAGCTTAAATGCATTTGAAAAAACATCTCGCGCTAAGCGAGGGGTTGTGATGTTAAAAGAGTTAAAGAAATCACCTCACCGTGTGTACAACGTCTTTTTAGTCCAGCCGACTGATAAAATTCATGTGGAAGCTAGTGACGGTTCACATGAAACGATTAACCCGAGTTCTGTTAGGCAAAATGATCGTTATACGAATGGCTCCTTCCTTTTCGATGTGAGTGTGTCTGGAGACATTACGGATGCATGGCTTGAGAAGAATGGGAATGATGCCACACCAGAAGCGATGGATCTAGTGGATACTTAA
- the rlmN gene encoding 23S rRNA (adenine(2503)-C(2))-methyltransferase RlmN, which produces MTKPSIYGLTFDQLKEWFTEQGEKPFRATQVWDWLYNKRVTSFNEMTNLKKDCIQLLENSFVIQSLQLHSKQVSSDGTEKFLFKLSDGNLIETVLMRFDYGASVCVTTQVGCNIGCSFCASGLLSKDRDLSSGEIVQQIMNVQHSMDEAGKGERVSHIVVMGIGEPFDNYTHLMNFLRVVNSDKGLAIGARHITVSTSGIIKKIYDFADENFQVNLAVSLHAPNNELRTKIMKVNKAQPIEKLMEAVDYYLKKRNRRITFEYILLDGVNDQPEHAQQLVELIKDKKKLTYVNLIPYNPVDEYIQYKQSQKGAILTFYDILMKNGIQCGVRHEQGSDIDAACGQLRSKQMRKDREKAKARS; this is translated from the coding sequence ATGACAAAACCATCGATTTACGGTTTAACATTTGACCAATTAAAAGAGTGGTTTACAGAACAAGGTGAAAAGCCGTTCCGTGCTACCCAAGTCTGGGACTGGTTATATAATAAGCGTGTCACATCATTTAATGAGATGACCAATTTAAAAAAAGACTGTATTCAATTACTTGAAAATAGTTTTGTGATTCAATCACTTCAATTACATTCAAAACAAGTTTCAAGTGATGGAACAGAAAAATTTCTATTTAAACTAAGTGATGGTAATTTAATTGAGACTGTATTAATGCGTTTTGATTACGGCGCTTCCGTTTGTGTTACAACGCAAGTAGGGTGTAATATTGGGTGTAGTTTTTGTGCAAGTGGCTTATTATCTAAAGATCGTGATTTATCAAGTGGTGAAATTGTCCAGCAAATAATGAACGTACAACATAGTATGGATGAGGCAGGAAAAGGCGAACGTGTCAGCCATATTGTTGTGATGGGGATTGGTGAACCATTTGATAATTACACTCATTTAATGAATTTCCTCCGAGTTGTGAACAGTGATAAGGGATTAGCTATTGGCGCTCGACATATCACCGTTTCTACCAGTGGGATTATTAAAAAGATATATGACTTTGCAGATGAGAATTTTCAGGTCAACCTTGCCGTTTCTTTACATGCACCAAATAATGAGTTGCGTACGAAAATTATGAAGGTTAATAAAGCGCAACCGATTGAAAAACTCATGGAAGCAGTGGATTATTACTTAAAAAAGAGGAACAGGCGTATTACATTTGAATATATCTTACTGGATGGTGTGAATGATCAGCCAGAACATGCGCAGCAATTAGTAGAGCTTATTAAGGATAAGAAAAAACTAACTTATGTTAACTTGATTCCTTATAACCCTGTTGATGAATATATCCAATACAAACAAAGCCAAAAAGGGGCCATACTGACGTTTTATGATATTTTGATGAAAAACGGTATACAATGTGGCGTTCGCCATGAACAAGGCTCTGATATTGATGCCGCCTGCGGCCAGTTAAGAAGTAAACAAATGAGAAAAGATCGAGAAAAGGCGAAAGCAAGAAGTTGA